From a single Bacillus pseudomycoides DSM 12442 genomic region:
- a CDS encoding stage V sporulation protein AE — MRRRVILVTDGDEYAKRAIELLTKEFGGRCISASQSNPTKLTGKKIVELIMQTPYDPVFVMFDDSGFIGEGSGEKALKYVAMHKQIDVLGILAVASNTHHWEWARVDVSVDREGRLTEYGVDKFGLPDGEIGRINGDTIYCLDALNVPVIVGIGDIGKMCGNDEWERGSPITKKAIQLILERSGFYDETEES, encoded by the coding sequence ATGAGACGAAGGGTTATTTTGGTGACAGATGGAGATGAATATGCAAAGCGAGCAATTGAGCTGTTAACAAAGGAGTTTGGCGGAAGGTGTATTTCAGCATCGCAAAGTAATCCGACGAAATTGACAGGGAAAAAGATTGTGGAGCTAATTATGCAAACGCCATATGACCCTGTATTTGTCATGTTTGATGATAGTGGATTTATAGGAGAAGGTTCAGGTGAAAAAGCGTTAAAATATGTGGCAATGCATAAACAAATTGATGTTCTTGGCATTTTAGCTGTTGCATCTAATACACATCATTGGGAGTGGGCGCGTGTAGATGTCAGCGTAGATCGAGAAGGCAGATTAACAGAATACGGTGTTGATAAATTTGGACTTCCTGATGGTGAAATTGGGAGAATTAATGGGGATACGATTTATTGTTTAGATGCATTAAATGTGCCTGTAATTGTTGGAATTGGTGATATAGGGAAAATGTGTGGAAATGATGAGTGGGAGCGAGGATCACCAATTACCAAAAAAGCAATTCAATTAATTTTAGAAAGAAGTGGGTTTTATGACGAAACAGAAGAAAGTTAA
- the spoVAE gene encoding stage V sporulation protein AE produces the protein MDFVYAFIVGGAICVVGQLLLDFAKLTPAHLMATFVVIGAVLDSFGLYDKLIKFAGAGATVPITSFGHSLLHGALEAAEKHGYLGIGIGMFSLTSSGISASILFAFFVALICKPKG, from the coding sequence GTGGATTTTGTATACGCGTTCATCGTTGGGGGAGCTATCTGTGTAGTAGGACAGCTTTTATTGGATTTTGCTAAATTAACTCCTGCACATTTGATGGCAACTTTTGTAGTAATTGGAGCGGTTTTAGATAGCTTTGGACTATATGATAAGCTCATAAAATTTGCAGGTGCTGGAGCAACTGTTCCGATAACGAGCTTTGGACATTCCCTTTTGCATGGAGCACTAGAGGCGGCTGAAAAACATGGTTACTTAGGAATTGGAATTGGTATGTTTAGTTTGACTTCTTCAGGTATTTCAGCATCGATATTATTTGCATTTTTTGTAGCACTTATATGTAAACCGAAAGGATAA
- the spoVAD gene encoding stage V sporulation protein AD, with protein MRLTGKQTWVFQNNIFVNATGTAVGPKEAEGPLGKCFDISYDDLHCEEENWELAERRLMNDSIQQVIQKGDIKPSQIDFFLAGDLLNQTVTANYVARELGIPFLGMFSACATSMETLAIGSAFIDGGFANRVIATVSSHNATAERQFRYPTEYGGQRPGSATSTVTGAGTALISKEQSNIKITAATIGKVQDLGITDPFDMGSAMAPAAAHTIQQHFEDLGRSAADYDLIVTGDLSGVGAPITKQLLLEEGYDLGNVYNDCGLMIYNKDQEEVFAGGSGCACSAVVTYGHLLQEMKKGNLQRIFVVATGALLSPIMIQQKETIPTIAHGVVFERIKGV; from the coding sequence ATGAGATTGACAGGGAAGCAAACATGGGTATTTCAAAATAATATATTTGTGAATGCAACAGGTACTGCTGTCGGTCCAAAAGAAGCGGAAGGTCCTCTTGGAAAGTGTTTTGATATTTCATATGATGATTTGCATTGTGAGGAAGAAAATTGGGAGCTTGCTGAAAGAAGATTGATGAATGATTCAATTCAGCAGGTCATACAAAAGGGGGATATAAAGCCTTCGCAAATTGATTTTTTTTTAGCGGGAGATTTATTAAACCAAACCGTTACAGCAAATTATGTGGCGAGGGAGCTTGGGATTCCTTTTTTAGGAATGTTCAGCGCTTGTGCAACATCAATGGAGACACTAGCGATTGGATCGGCCTTTATTGATGGAGGTTTTGCTAATCGTGTGATAGCTACGGTTAGTAGTCATAATGCAACTGCAGAACGGCAGTTTCGTTATCCGACAGAATACGGGGGGCAAAGACCTGGTTCAGCAACTTCAACTGTTACAGGGGCAGGGACGGCTTTAATTAGTAAAGAACAGAGCAATATTAAAATAACGGCTGCAACCATTGGAAAAGTGCAAGATTTAGGAATTACAGATCCTTTTGATATGGGATCAGCAATGGCACCTGCTGCTGCCCATACGATTCAACAGCACTTTGAAGATTTAGGGAGAAGTGCAGCTGATTATGATCTTATCGTTACAGGGGATTTATCAGGTGTTGGGGCACCAATTACGAAGCAACTTTTACTTGAGGAAGGGTATGACTTAGGAAATGTATATAATGACTGCGGATTAATGATTTATAACAAGGATCAAGAAGAGGTTTTTGCAGGTGGAAGCGGTTGTGCCTGTTCGGCAGTTGTAACATACGGTCATTTACTACAAGAAATGAAAAAAGGAAACTTACAGCGTATTTTTGTAGTTGCAACAGGAGCGTTGTTAAGCCCGATTATGATACAACAAAAAGAAACGATTCCGACAATTGCACACGGCGTTGTATTTGAAAGGATAAAAGGGGTGTGA
- the spoVAC gene encoding stage V sporulation protein AC, with amino-acid sequence MAQNKLKDDYINKVKNYHPKPNYVMNCVKAFVVGGLICTVGECLMKFYMYYFHFNEQNAGNPTIATLVLLSVILTGFGVYDKIGQFGGAGSAVPVTGFANSMASAAMEHRSEGIVLGVATNMFKLAGSVIVFGVVGAYIVGLIRYTFKLWLS; translated from the coding sequence ATGGCCCAAAATAAATTAAAAGATGATTACATAAATAAAGTAAAAAATTATCATCCAAAGCCAAATTATGTGATGAATTGTGTAAAAGCTTTTGTTGTAGGTGGACTGATTTGTACAGTAGGTGAATGCTTGATGAAATTTTATATGTATTATTTTCACTTTAATGAGCAAAATGCGGGAAATCCTACGATAGCAACACTTGTATTATTATCAGTCATATTAACTGGATTTGGTGTATATGATAAAATCGGTCAATTCGGAGGGGCTGGTTCAGCAGTTCCTGTTACTGGATTTGCAAATTCAATGGCAAGTGCGGCAATGGAGCACCGTAGTGAGGGAATTGTACTCGGAGTTGCTACAAATATGTTTAAGCTTGCTGGAAGTGTAATTGTATTTGGAGTTGTTGGAGCATACATTGTTGGTCTAATTCGATATACGTTTAAACTTTGGTTGTCTTAA
- a CDS encoding stage V sporulation protein AB, with amino-acid sequence MIEYGVVIVIGLAGGIAVGGGYVAFLAVLGVIPRLAQLTRSGHRVQFFEWAVIGGSLAGAWCSLRDITFQTSQYWLVLLGLFCGTFIGMLAAALTEVLNVLPILAKRVGVDGKIVILLVALVLGKVMGSLFHWIYFAR; translated from the coding sequence ATGATTGAGTATGGAGTAGTCATAGTAATTGGGCTTGCTGGTGGGATCGCAGTTGGAGGGGGATATGTGGCATTTTTAGCTGTGCTTGGTGTAATCCCACGTTTAGCCCAGTTAACAAGGAGTGGCCATCGGGTTCAATTTTTTGAGTGGGCCGTAATTGGTGGTTCTTTGGCCGGAGCATGGTGCAGTTTAAGAGATATAACCTTTCAAACATCTCAGTATTGGCTCGTTTTACTTGGCTTATTTTGTGGAACATTTATTGGTATGCTTGCTGCGGCTTTGACAGAGGTATTGAATGTTTTACCTATATTAGCAAAACGAGTAGGCGTAGATGGGAAAATTGTCATTCTACTCGTTGCACTTGTACTTGGAAAGGTAATGGGCTCTTTATTTCATTGGATTTATTTTGCAAGATAG
- a CDS encoding stage V sporulation protein AA, which produces MERTIYLKMRNRLQVSPSYEVKIEDIAQVIGDSGLVEKIKKQLVYKITKRDKTHVVIDAMKIIQVIQQTTQHIQINLFGPGQTLVEIVYEKKKVHPIFFGLVWMLLFVGAALAIIYFHEDVSMQQVHWRLYYMITGEINYKPLLFQIPYSLGLGLGMVLFFNHVFQKRINEEPSPLEVEMFQYQQSLDQYVMINENKESAKQIADD; this is translated from the coding sequence GTGGAGCGAACAATCTATCTCAAAATGCGAAATCGTCTGCAAGTATCCCCTTCATATGAGGTGAAGATTGAAGATATTGCACAAGTAATTGGGGATTCTGGCTTAGTAGAAAAAATAAAAAAGCAACTTGTCTATAAAATCACAAAACGTGATAAAACACATGTTGTAATTGATGCGATGAAAATCATTCAAGTGATTCAACAAACTACGCAGCATATACAAATTAATTTATTTGGTCCTGGGCAAACACTTGTAGAAATCGTCTATGAAAAAAAGAAAGTACACCCCATTTTCTTTGGATTGGTTTGGATGTTACTTTTTGTCGGTGCGGCTCTTGCGATTATTTATTTTCATGAAGATGTAAGTATGCAGCAAGTACACTGGCGCTTATATTACATGATTACGGGAGAAATCAACTATAAACCGCTCCTGTTTCAAATTCCGTATTCTTTAGGACTGGGATTAGGGATGGTCTTATTTTTTAATCATGTGTTTCAAAAACGAATTAATGAAGAGCCAAGTCCGTTAGAAGTGGAAATGTTCCAGTATCAACAGTCACTCGATCAATATGTCATGATCAATGAAAATAAAGAGAGTGCAAAACAAATCGCAGATGATTGA
- the sigF gene encoding RNA polymerase sporulation sigma factor SigF, producing the protein MDIEVRNEKKKPQLKDHELKALIQKSQDGDQQARDTIVQSNMRLVWSVVQRFLNRGYEPDDLFQIGCIGLLKSVDKFDLSFDVKFSTYAVPMIIGEIQRFLRDDGSVKVSRSLKETGNKIRKMKDELSKEYGRAPTINEVAEALELTPEEVVLAQEASRTPSSIHETVYENDGDPITILDQIADQTETKWFDKIALKEAIRELDERERLIVYLRYYKDQTQSEVAERIGISQVQVSRLEKKILKQMKDRIDE; encoded by the coding sequence ATGGACATTGAGGTCAGAAATGAGAAGAAGAAACCTCAGTTAAAGGACCACGAGTTAAAAGCGTTAATTCAAAAAAGTCAAGATGGAGACCAACAAGCAAGAGATACAATAGTCCAAAGTAATATGCGTCTTGTATGGTCAGTTGTGCAACGTTTCCTCAATCGAGGATATGAACCAGATGATTTATTTCAAATTGGCTGTATTGGACTCTTGAAATCGGTAGACAAATTTGATTTGTCATTCGACGTGAAATTCTCAACCTATGCAGTTCCAATGATTATTGGAGAAATACAGCGATTTTTGCGTGATGATGGATCCGTGAAAGTAAGTCGTTCTTTAAAGGAGACTGGAAATAAGATTCGAAAGATGAAAGATGAGCTTTCTAAAGAATATGGAAGAGCTCCAACGATTAATGAGGTAGCAGAAGCGCTTGAGTTGACACCAGAAGAAGTTGTTCTTGCGCAAGAAGCGAGTCGCACACCATCATCCATACATGAAACAGTTTATGAAAATGATGGAGATCCTATTACGATACTAGATCAAATCGCGGATCAAACAGAAACGAAATGGTTTGATAAAATCGCTTTAAAAGAGGCAATTAGAGAACTGGATGAGCGTGAACGCTTAATTGTATATTTGCGCTATTATAAAGATCAAACTCAATCAGAAGTAGCAGAGCGAATTGGAATTTCACAAGTCCAAGTATCAAGGCTTGAAAAGAAAATATTAAAACAGATGAAAGATCGAATAGATGAATAG
- the spoIIAB gene encoding anti-sigma F factor — translation MRNKMNLQFSALSQNESFARVTVAAFIAQLDPTMEELTEIKTVVSEAVTNAIIHGYEGNAEGVVYISVILEEAMVKLTIRDEGVGIFNLDEARQPLFTTKPELERSGMGFTIMENFMDEVEVISNESFGTTIHLTKYLSNSNALCN, via the coding sequence ATGAGAAATAAAATGAACCTTCAATTTTCAGCATTAAGTCAAAATGAATCGTTCGCTCGCGTCACAGTTGCTGCTTTTATTGCACAATTGGATCCAACGATGGAGGAATTGACAGAGATAAAAACAGTTGTGTCTGAAGCAGTCACAAATGCAATTATTCATGGGTATGAAGGGAATGCAGAAGGTGTTGTTTACATTTCAGTGATTTTGGAAGAAGCAATGGTGAAACTCACGATTCGAGATGAAGGGGTTGGCATTTTTAATTTAGATGAGGCAAGGCAACCTCTTTTTACAACTAAACCTGAATTAGAGCGTTCCGGAATGGGATTTACTATCATGGAAAATTTTATGGATGAAGTAGAAGTTATTTCAAATGAATCTTTCGGGACAACAATCCATTTGACAAAATACTTATCAAATAGTAACGCTCTATGCAATTAA
- the spoIIAA gene encoding anti-sigma F factor antagonist, whose amino-acid sequence MSLSMHLEVKRDVLCVRLAGELDHHTAEELRAKVTDMIETHRVHHIVLSLEKLTFMDSSGLGVILGRYKHVKGLGGEMVVCAISPPVKRLFEMSGLFKIIRLEESEAHALATLGVA is encoded by the coding sequence GTGAGTCTTTCCATGCATTTAGAAGTAAAGCGTGATGTCTTATGTGTTCGGCTAGCGGGTGAATTAGATCATCATACTGCTGAAGAGTTGCGAGCAAAAGTAACGGATATGATTGAGACGCATCGCGTTCATCATATTGTACTAAGTTTAGAAAAACTAACATTTATGGACAGTTCTGGTCTTGGTGTTATATTAGGCAGATATAAGCATGTTAAAGGTTTAGGAGGGGAGATGGTCGTTTGTGCAATCTCACCTCCTGTAAAGCGTTTATTTGAAATGTCAGGTCTGTTTAAAATCATTCGCTTAGAAGAAAGTGAAGCGCATGCGCTCGCGACATTGGGGGTGGCATAA
- a CDS encoding D-alanyl-D-alanine carboxypeptidase family protein translates to MKRVFGILVCFMLLFSSVSVGFAQSEKAQSEKTEVEKTPKLAEEASSAIVIEQDTGKVLFEKSPNEKLPPASMTKIMTMLLIMEQVEKGKLKLEDKVRASEHAASMGGSQIFLEPGEEMTVNEMLKGIAIASGNDASVAVAEHIAGSEEGFVNMMNKKAKDLGLKNTHFQNPTGLPAKDHYSTAYDMSIMAKELMKYPLIRKYTGKYEDYLRENTEKKFWLVNTNKLVRFYPGVDGVKTGFTTEAKYCLTASAEKNGMRVISVVMGAPTSKERNNQVTKLLDYAFGQYTTKKLYKRGEKIQTVKVGKGKKEKVDLVSSDNVSLLMKKGENMDKVKQEVIAEKKVKAPIKKGDALGTLVIKKDKNVLLKQTIVAKEDVAAASWWELFKRSLGMFSTSK, encoded by the coding sequence ATGAAGCGAGTTTTTGGAATACTTGTTTGTTTCATGTTGCTATTTTCTAGTGTTTCAGTTGGCTTTGCACAATCTGAGAAAGCGCAGTCTGAGAAAACAGAAGTAGAAAAGACACCGAAGTTAGCGGAGGAAGCATCGTCAGCAATTGTTATTGAGCAAGATACAGGTAAAGTCTTATTTGAGAAAAGTCCAAATGAAAAACTGCCGCCTGCTAGTATGACAAAGATTATGACAATGTTGCTTATCATGGAACAAGTTGAAAAGGGAAAACTAAAACTAGAGGATAAAGTCAGAGCAAGTGAACATGCAGCTTCAATGGGTGGTTCACAAATCTTTCTTGAGCCGGGTGAAGAGATGACAGTGAATGAAATGCTAAAAGGGATTGCAATTGCATCGGGAAATGATGCATCTGTTGCGGTTGCTGAGCATATCGCTGGTTCAGAAGAAGGCTTTGTAAACATGATGAATAAAAAAGCAAAGGATTTAGGATTGAAAAATACACATTTTCAAAATCCAACGGGTCTTCCAGCGAAAGACCATTATTCAACAGCATATGATATGTCAATTATGGCGAAAGAGTTGATGAAATATCCACTCATTCGAAAATATACAGGAAAGTATGAAGATTACTTACGTGAAAATACAGAGAAAAAGTTTTGGCTTGTGAATACGAATAAATTAGTTCGTTTTTATCCTGGGGTGGATGGGGTGAAAACAGGTTTTACAACAGAAGCAAAATATTGTTTAACAGCATCAGCTGAAAAAAATGGCATGCGTGTCATTTCTGTTGTCATGGGAGCGCCAACATCAAAAGAACGTAACAACCAGGTAACAAAGCTCCTTGATTATGCATTTGGACAATATACAACGAAAAAATTGTATAAACGTGGTGAAAAAATTCAAACAGTAAAAGTAGGAAAAGGGAAGAAAGAAAAGGTAGATTTAGTTTCATCGGATAACGTATCTCTTCTGATGAAAAAAGGCGAGAATATGGACAAGGTAAAACAGGAAGTTATCGCTGAAAAGAAAGTAAAAGCACCAATTAAAAAAGGTGATGCACTCGGTACACTTGTTATAAAAAAAGATAAAAATGTTTTATTAAAGCAAACGATTGTAGCGAAAGAAGATGTTGCTGCAGCGAGCTGGTGGGAACTATTTAAAAGAAGTTTAGGGATGTTTTCAACATCGAAATAG
- a CDS encoding GntR family transcriptional regulator: MHIQLDPRSSTPIWEQIVQSIKELVLKSMLAPNDKLPSVRELASLLVINPNTVSKAYQELERQGIIETLRGKGTFVSQSITPTWDERKIAMVQKQFHQLLLEASYLGITKEKIHDWIDSYYKELGGNTDAKSDEHQKNN; encoded by the coding sequence TTGCACATTCAACTTGATCCAAGAAGCAGCACTCCGATATGGGAACAAATTGTTCAAAGTATAAAAGAACTCGTACTAAAAAGCATGTTAGCACCAAACGATAAACTACCATCTGTACGTGAACTTGCTTCACTTCTTGTCATTAATCCGAATACAGTAAGCAAAGCGTACCAAGAATTAGAACGACAAGGAATTATTGAAACACTGCGAGGAAAAGGTACATTTGTCTCTCAATCGATTACACCGACATGGGATGAAAGGAAAATTGCTATGGTCCAAAAACAATTTCACCAACTATTACTAGAAGCTTCTTATCTTGGAATTACGAAAGAAAAAATTCACGACTGGATAGACTCATACTATAAAGAACTGGGAGGGAATACAGATGCTAAAAGTGACGAACATCAAAAAAACAATTGA